A single window of Granulicella mallensis MP5ACTX8 DNA harbors:
- a CDS encoding SDR family oxidoreductase yields the protein MAKDLYTLQDPTKQYPLPKFKHQPQRVPGLAAKMTPKPDHGETSYRGSARLPNRKALVTGGDSGIGRAAAIAFAREGADVAINYLPSEESDAKEVIALIEAEGRKAFAFPGDISNEKFARKLVKEAHRKLGGLDVLACVAGKQHAVDKIADVTTKQLEETYRVNVFALFWICQEALALMPPGGSIITTASIQATHPSPSLLDYAPTKAAILAFTRALARQVAEDGIRVNCVAPGPVWTPLQTSGGQPDKKIPAFGSETPMKRPGQPVEMAPLYVLLASQESSYVTGEVYGATGGLEVG from the coding sequence ATGGCCAAAGATCTCTACACGCTGCAAGACCCGACGAAGCAATATCCTTTGCCCAAGTTCAAGCATCAGCCCCAGCGTGTTCCCGGGCTCGCCGCGAAGATGACGCCGAAGCCCGACCACGGCGAGACGAGCTATCGCGGCAGCGCACGGCTGCCCAATCGCAAGGCCCTCGTAACAGGCGGAGACAGCGGCATCGGCCGCGCGGCGGCGATCGCCTTTGCGCGCGAGGGTGCGGACGTCGCAATCAACTACCTGCCGAGCGAAGAGAGCGACGCGAAGGAAGTCATCGCGCTGATCGAAGCCGAAGGCCGCAAGGCCTTTGCGTTTCCGGGCGACATCAGCAACGAGAAGTTCGCACGCAAGCTGGTGAAGGAGGCGCACAGGAAGCTGGGTGGCCTCGATGTGCTGGCATGTGTCGCGGGCAAGCAGCATGCAGTGGACAAGATCGCCGACGTGACGACGAAGCAGCTCGAAGAGACCTATCGCGTGAATGTCTTTGCCCTGTTCTGGATATGCCAGGAAGCGTTGGCCTTGATGCCTCCGGGTGGCTCGATCATCACGACAGCCTCGATTCAAGCCACGCACCCCAGCCCGAGCCTGCTGGACTACGCGCCGACGAAGGCCGCGATTCTCGCCTTCACACGCGCCTTGGCGCGGCAGGTAGCGGAAGACGGTATCCGCGTGAACTGCGTGGCGCCGGGGCCGGTATGGACGCCCCTGCAGACCAGCGGCGGACAGCCGGACAAGAAGATTCCGGCGTTCGGTTCGGAGACGCCGATGAAGCGGCCGGGACAACCGGTGGAGATGGCTCCGTTGTATGTGTTGCTGGCAAGCCAGGAGTCAAGCTATGTGACCGGCGAGGTCTACGGCGCGACTGGTGGGCTCGAGGTGGGATAA
- a CDS encoding RNA-binding S4 domain-containing protein: MDSVRMDKWLWAARFFKTRALAAQSCELGRITSNDHQAKAARDVRVGDLLRVKNEGGLFEVEVLGLSSVRGPAATAQALYRETEASKVARAKAEEERKAMAEFELPTGRPNKKDRRTISKFRGRVIGF; the protein is encoded by the coding sequence ATGGATAGCGTACGGATGGACAAGTGGCTGTGGGCGGCGCGGTTCTTCAAGACCCGCGCCCTCGCTGCACAAAGCTGCGAGCTGGGCCGCATCACCTCGAACGATCATCAGGCAAAGGCAGCGCGCGACGTGCGCGTCGGCGATCTGCTGCGTGTGAAGAACGAAGGCGGATTATTTGAAGTCGAAGTACTTGGGCTGAGTTCCGTGCGCGGCCCGGCTGCGACGGCGCAGGCCCTCTATCGCGAGACGGAAGCCAGCAAGGTGGCACGAGCAAAGGCAGAGGAAGAGCGAAAGGCCATGGCGGAGTTCGAGCTGCCGACCGGGCGGCCGAACAAGAAGGATCGACGGACGATTAGTAAGTTTCGCGGTCGGGTGATTGGCTTTTAA
- a CDS encoding TonB-dependent receptor → MSFRVAVTIVILFFCSIPTFGESCAAGFRVEGTVLDPDGLLIEGAHITATDGSSTQTNTKGYFVLPCVSSSATDLTVEAGGFASSSVHAENTAAGSATVTVKLALAQVDADVSIAADSGTDAPVLGSQTLNTKQVEQLADDPDDLTRELQALAATAGGGAANATITVDGFENASALPPKDTIASVNLDPDLFSPQYEFPPFDGGHIEITTKPGLGDLHGSVFFTDSDGSFNATDPFSLTATPASKRRYGFSVGGPIVKKKSGFNLSLEKRDINEFNVVNAITLDANNNQEALQQAVQAPQRLWIASARADAQITPSESIVVSFAANVNNLGNQGVGGLTLAEAGFDSHVSEFDLRIANTLVLGPHLLDQTRMGYSWKDTAQTPLSTAPQLQVAGFFTGGGSTAQALNNRERDLEINNDLFYDHGKHTMKFGVRSLAYYVHDNDPDTFNGAFIFGGGSAPVLDADNQPLPQTTNITALEQYRRANLNLAGGTPTEFQITTGDPLVAFTQWKVSIFAEDVIKLTPHLTFTTGLRYQLQTSPDNSLNFGPRAGLAWAFGKKDSTVLHARIGLFSQSSPLKISTEAFRLNGILQDQALVYSPSFTSPLTPTGGSLQVNTIRSLPHALGQNSVYLYQLGGEQGLPYGWSAEVSFFAGVGWNWFRIRNINAPLVAGSNGVPPDPTSALLAPRPLQPNLNILQFQNSAHLSGNVLQVSLSQQSYKYANFSLAWIYETTRSDAGNSFDSPQSTYSEAGEASRADWQNTNDLILTGNLNLPRKVQFSTEIDAQTGIPFNITTGTDSNGDGIFNDRPSFATAPGNGVFATRYGLLSTNTVNGNVPRNFGTMPSTVHIDANLSRAFALDRGKDTPRTLTLNVRSANLINHTNVTAVGTVVSSPNFAQGVTAEAARRLELGARVSF, encoded by the coding sequence ATGTCTTTTAGGGTTGCCGTAACAATAGTTATTCTTTTTTTCTGCTCTATCCCAACATTCGGAGAATCATGCGCAGCAGGGTTTCGTGTTGAAGGTACCGTACTGGATCCGGATGGTCTGCTGATCGAGGGCGCGCACATCACAGCGACCGATGGTTCAAGTACTCAGACCAATACCAAAGGCTATTTTGTACTGCCATGTGTCTCTTCGAGCGCAACCGATCTAACCGTAGAAGCGGGCGGCTTCGCCTCTTCGTCAGTACACGCCGAGAACACCGCAGCAGGGAGCGCTACTGTCACCGTCAAGCTTGCCCTCGCCCAGGTTGATGCAGACGTAAGCATCGCTGCCGATTCGGGGACGGACGCTCCCGTTCTGGGCAGCCAGACATTAAATACAAAACAGGTAGAGCAGCTTGCTGATGATCCGGATGATCTCACTCGCGAGCTTCAGGCACTAGCCGCAACGGCCGGCGGCGGCGCAGCCAATGCGACGATCACGGTCGATGGCTTCGAGAATGCCAGTGCTTTGCCGCCAAAGGACACCATCGCATCTGTCAATCTTGACCCGGACCTGTTTTCGCCCCAGTACGAGTTCCCACCTTTCGATGGCGGTCATATTGAGATCACGACCAAGCCGGGACTAGGCGATCTGCATGGCTCCGTGTTCTTTACCGACAGCGACGGCAGTTTTAATGCCACAGATCCTTTTTCGCTCACCGCGACCCCTGCGAGCAAGCGTCGCTATGGCTTCAGCGTCGGTGGCCCCATTGTCAAGAAGAAGAGCGGCTTCAATCTGTCTTTGGAAAAACGCGACATCAATGAGTTCAACGTCGTAAACGCCATCACGCTCGATGCCAACAACAATCAGGAAGCCCTTCAGCAGGCGGTACAGGCACCGCAGCGCCTATGGATCGCTTCGGCACGAGCAGACGCACAGATAACCCCAAGCGAGTCGATTGTCGTCTCCTTCGCTGCGAACGTAAATAATCTGGGAAATCAGGGAGTTGGCGGTCTTACTCTCGCGGAAGCCGGCTTCGACAGCCATGTGAGCGAGTTTGACCTGCGTATTGCAAATACCCTGGTTCTTGGCCCGCATCTGCTGGACCAGACCCGCATGGGTTACTCCTGGAAAGATACGGCACAGACGCCGCTCTCCACCGCGCCGCAGCTTCAGGTCGCCGGCTTTTTTACCGGCGGCGGCTCCACGGCGCAGGCCCTCAACAACCGCGAGCGCGATCTTGAGATTAATAACGATCTGTTCTACGACCACGGCAAACACACCATGAAGTTCGGCGTTCGCTCGTTGGCCTACTATGTGCACGACAATGACCCGGATACCTTCAACGGAGCATTCATCTTCGGTGGCGGAAGCGCTCCGGTGCTTGATGCCGACAACCAGCCGCTCCCGCAGACCACTAACATTACTGCGCTCGAACAGTATCGGCGCGCGAATCTAAACCTTGCAGGCGGTACCCCGACAGAGTTCCAGATTACGACTGGAGACCCATTGGTCGCCTTTACCCAGTGGAAAGTCTCAATCTTTGCCGAGGATGTCATCAAACTGACGCCACATCTGACCTTTACCACTGGCCTCCGTTATCAATTGCAGACCTCGCCCGATAACTCTCTCAACTTCGGCCCGCGAGCGGGACTTGCGTGGGCATTTGGCAAGAAGGATTCGACCGTATTGCACGCCCGGATCGGTCTTTTTAGTCAATCGTCCCCACTTAAGATTTCGACGGAAGCCTTTCGTCTCAACGGCATCCTTCAGGATCAGGCACTCGTCTACTCCCCGTCCTTTACCTCACCGTTGACCCCGACAGGGGGATCACTGCAGGTGAACACCATTCGTTCCCTACCCCACGCCTTGGGGCAGAACAGCGTCTATCTCTATCAGTTGGGGGGAGAACAAGGGCTCCCCTATGGATGGAGCGCAGAGGTCAGCTTTTTTGCGGGAGTGGGATGGAATTGGTTCCGTATACGGAATATCAATGCGCCGCTCGTTGCCGGCAGCAATGGTGTTCCGCCCGATCCTACCTCTGCACTGCTTGCGCCGCGCCCCCTCCAACCGAATCTCAATATCCTGCAGTTCCAGAACTCCGCTCACCTTTCCGGCAATGTTTTACAAGTGAGTCTCAGCCAGCAGAGTTACAAATATGCCAACTTCTCGCTGGCCTGGATTTATGAAACAACCAGGTCGGATGCCGGCAACTCTTTCGACTCGCCGCAATCCACCTACAGCGAGGCTGGCGAGGCATCCAGAGCCGACTGGCAGAACACGAATGACCTCATTCTTACCGGCAATCTGAACCTGCCGCGCAAAGTTCAGTTCTCAACAGAGATTGACGCCCAGACTGGCATCCCCTTTAACATCACCACCGGGACAGACTCCAACGGAGACGGTATCTTCAACGATCGTCCTTCATTCGCCACGGCTCCCGGCAACGGTGTCTTCGCCACGCGTTACGGTCTGCTCAGCACGAATACCGTGAATGGCAATGTTCCACGTAACTTCGGCACAATGCCCTCTACCGTGCACATCGATGCCAATCTCAGCCGGGCGTTTGCGCTCGACAGAGGCAAGGACACCCCTCGCACGCTCACGCTCAATGTTCGCAGCGCTAACCTGATCAACCATACGAACGTGACCGCCGTCGGCACAGTCGTCTCCTCTCCGAACTTTGCCCAGGGCGTTACCGCAGAAGCTGCGCGTCGCCTGGAACTGGGGGCCCGGGTCTCCTTCTGA